CGGCCGTTGCAGGGTGGAGAGGCGGTGGCAGATGGTCTCGAACCCCACGCCGAACTGCCGCTCCAGCCGCTCGATATCGTAACGCACGGCCTCCGCGGCGGCGAGGAACGGCTGGTAGGGCAGCAGCACGGCGCCAGCAAAGTAGTTGGCCAGGCCAATGCGGGCGAGGCCGCGCGCCTCCTCGCCGGAGAAGTTGGCCTGGGCCGTCAGGCGGTCCAGCGCCTCGTCGTGTTCCAGGAAGGCCAGCTGGGCGGCCATATGGAAGGCACGCTGGCCCGCCGTCAGGTCGGGCGACAGATGCAGGATACGGTTAGCCGCGTCGTAGCGGCGGGAGGTGCGCTCCCCGGCACCACTGCCCTCCGCCGATACCCGCACGTCGTGGCGGCGGGCGAGATGGGTCTGTAGCCCCGGCGCCATGGTGCCGATGGCGAGGTTGGCCGCGTGGAACAGCGCCTCGGCCTTCGTATCCAGGACATCGATGTGGTTGTGGTGGGCGGCGAAGAAGTCCCGCACCTCCTCGAACGGCATCAGTGGCTTGGGCGTGCCCCGCCAGTCCTCGCCCAGCAGGGTCGACACCTGCTCCAGCCGCCCAACCATGTCGCGGTAGCGGCCCTGCAGGGTCAGCAGCACCCGGCCCACCGCCGGCATGGTGCTGGCCAGTTCCTTCAATTCGGCCAGGGCGATGCCTTCGCCCACGCCGGCCTCAGTCGGCGCGTCGCGCATCGCGCATCGCGGCGACCAGGCGCGCCTCCTCATCCTCGGAGAACAGCTGCACGTCGACGCCGAAGACGGCGTTGATCTTCAACAGCACGAGCACCGTCAGGGGCCGCAGGTTCTGCTCCAGCTGGTTCAGGTAGCTGGGCGACAGCTCCAGCGCGCGGGCCAGGGCCGCCTGGGTCAGGCCCTTTTCCTCGCGCAACCGCCGCAGGCGCACGCCGACGAACTGTTTTTACATGATCGGTCATCCACAACATTCGCAGGTTCGCGAGATCGTATTCGCTAATCTTCGCTACTTCAGGCGTTTCAGCGCTTTTCTTTTGCGAATATTGAGAATGCTGGCGCCAATGGCAAGTGTGATCAAGGGGTGTGCGATGAACCCGGACATGACCAGCGAGACCACCCCGGTCCCGGCCGAAGCGCCGACCTTGACCGAGATGGTGTTCCCCGGGCTGGCGAATCATTACGGCACGCTGTTCGGCGGCCAGGCGCTGAACCTGATGGGCAAGGCCGCCTTCATCGCCGCCAGCCGGCGGGCCGGCTGCGACGTCGTCATGGTCGCCACCGACAAGGTGGTGTTCCACCGGCCGGTCCCCGTCGGCCATGTGCTGGAACTGACAGCGCGGGTGGTGCGTACCGGCCGCTCCTCCATGACCGTGGCCGTCAGCGGGCGAAGCCGCCCACCCCAGGGCGGTGGGGGCGACCATGCGCTGGAGGGGCTCTTCGAAATGGTCGCCGTTGATGCCGATGGGCGCCCCCAACCCGTCTTCGCCCAACCCACCGACAAAACCAGCGCGCGCCGCTAATTATTATATTTGTGATTAATCTGGGATTATCCACCCATATTCCCCACATTGATCCATAATTCATATAAATCGTGAGAGCTTCGCATGTCCCGCTCCACCATCAACGACCTGCCCGCCTTCTTCGCGATCGCCCAGGAGCGAAGCTTCACCAAAGCGGCGGCATTATTGGGTGTCTCCCAGCCCAAGCTCAGCGTCACGATACGGCAGTTGGAAGAACGGCTGGGTGTACGGCTGTTGAGCCGCACCACCCGCAGCGTCTCATTGACCGAGGCGGGTGAACGGCTGCTTCGGTCGGTCGAACCGCTTTACCGGAACATTGAAGCTGGGTTGGAGGCCCTGAACCTGGCCA
The DNA window shown above is from Azospirillaceae bacterium and carries:
- a CDS encoding acyl-CoA thioesterase, with the translated sequence MTSETTPVPAEAPTLTEMVFPGLANHYGTLFGGQALNLMGKAAFIAASRRAGCDVVMVATDKVVFHRPVPVGHVLELTARVVRTGRSSMTVAVSGRSRPPQGGGGDHALEGLFEMVAVDADGRPQPVFAQPTDKTSARR